The following is a genomic window from Deltaproteobacteria bacterium.
TGAATATAAAAAGTGGAGCAAGAGAGACCTTCATCATAAAAACTATGTTTATTTTTGGGCAGACGGGATATATTTCAATGTGAGATTGGATGATGAGAGACAATGCATACTGGTTGTAATGGGAGTATTAGAGAATGGAAAGAAAGAAATTGTGGCTGTAAACGATGGTTACAGAGAAAGTAAACTGAGATGGAGCGAGATGTTATTAGATTTAAAAACCAGGGGGTTAAATATTCCTCCCAGACTTGCCGTAGGTGATGGCGGTCTGGGCTTCTGGGCAGCCTTAAGGGAAGTATTCC
Proteins encoded in this region:
- a CDS encoding transposase; the encoded protein is MPERQILTGIGPISIKQPRVDDRKLKSNEAKRFTSKILPKYMRRIPSINNLIPVLYLKGISTGDFSSALSAILGKNTKGLSPANIVRLKKQWEDEYKKWSKRDLHHKNYVYFWADGIYFNVRLDDERQCILVVMGVLENGKKEIVAVNDGYRESKLRWSEMLLDLKTRGLNIPPRLAVGDGGLGFWAALREVF